In a genomic window of uncultured Flavobacterium sp.:
- the recO gene encoding DNA repair protein RecO codes for MLVKTKAIVISALKFQEKSLIVKCFTLSNGLKSYFVRDAFSSRKASQKIAYFQPLSILEIEAVHKNKGTLENFKEIRSAVPFQSIHTDLIKSTMVMFLSEMLHYSIQEEEKNESLFIFLETALTWLDHHDEISNFHLILLLEATKYLGFYPDVSEIDLPYFEMIDGVFIPFHGFNALTEHETNVFKKLIDLKFDNDQKVFNVTERQILLKILIDYYSFHLDGFKRPKSLEVLKEIFS; via the coding sequence TTGTTAGTCAAAACCAAAGCAATAGTAATTTCGGCATTAAAATTTCAGGAGAAAAGTTTGATCGTAAAATGTTTTACACTTTCAAATGGCTTGAAATCTTATTTTGTGCGCGATGCTTTTTCGAGTCGGAAAGCAAGTCAGAAAATTGCTTATTTCCAGCCTTTATCTATTCTTGAGATCGAAGCCGTTCATAAAAATAAAGGCACATTAGAAAACTTCAAAGAAATTAGATCTGCGGTTCCGTTTCAGAGCATTCATACTGATTTGATAAAAAGTACAATGGTAATGTTTCTGTCCGAAATGTTGCATTACTCCATTCAGGAAGAAGAAAAGAACGAATCATTATTCATTTTTTTAGAAACTGCTTTAACTTGGCTTGACCATCATGACGAAATTTCTAATTTTCATTTAATTCTACTTTTAGAAGCTACCAAATATTTAGGTTTTTATCCCGATGTTTCGGAAATTGATTTACCTTATTTCGAAATGATCGATGGTGTTTTTATACCTTTTCATGGTTTTAATGCACTTACAGAACACGAAACCAATGTGTTTAAAAAACTAATTGATTTAAAATTTGACAACGACCAAAAAGTATTTAATGTGACCGAAAGACAAATTTTATTGAAGATTCTAATCGATTATTATAGTTTCCATTTAGACGGATTTAAAAGACCAAAATCCTTAGAAGTTTTGAAAGAAATATTTTCTTAA
- a CDS encoding T9SS type A sorting domain-containing protein, giving the protein MKKGFLYILFLLLFQFNFAQNKLSWEGYFSFNEIKDISESSTTVFAASENALFSKNSATNVVKTTTTVDGLSGQTISAVYHSDAFKKTIVGYENGLMIVINETDGSMLKVVDIINKQLSPSIKRINHFMEHNGLLYVSCDFGIVQFNLTTSQFGDTYFIGDNGAETSVKQTTFFNGFIYAATATGIKKADSTNANLIDFNQWLLVNSGDWSSVEAFDTELIAINSAGYIHRFNSNTFVGFLQLSQPTVDMRAKNHNLFITIPNSVYVYNNQMVLNRQISNTQVLDNSLNFTCATAVGDMIFIGTKEKGLFSSTLSGVSAFVDNTPTGPVRNNIFSFDVSPNVLWAVYGDYNISYDPYPLDTYGISRYNSSGWLNIPYSEVYDAKSITRILINPKNEKQVYASSFFSGLVKIEDDVPTFLYNEKNSGLESLTYAGPDYKDVRINGNAFDKSGNLWITNSRIKNGLKVFKANGQWQSYDTSTILAKPEDVSYSNIAIDKNNTKWISTNRDGVIAFNESTNTFKKMTLGADSGNLPSADVRSVAVDTKNQLWIGTTNGLRVLSNVGSFQSENQLKANPIIIMEDNLAQELLYEQFITSIAVDGSNNKWIGTADSGVFMVSSNGQETKYHFTINNSPLPSNAVNDIKINSVSGEVFIATNKGMIAFKGVATQANEDLNNVYIYPNPVRPTYSGTVKVAGLIDKANVKITDIEGNLVYEITSTGGTIEWDTTAFGRYKVASGVYMVFISAQDGSETKVKKVMIIR; this is encoded by the coding sequence ATGAAGAAAGGATTTCTGTATATTTTATTTTTATTACTGTTTCAATTTAATTTCGCTCAGAATAAATTGTCCTGGGAAGGCTATTTTTCGTTTAACGAAATAAAAGATATTTCAGAATCTTCAACAACAGTTTTTGCTGCGTCAGAGAACGCTTTGTTCTCTAAAAACTCGGCTACAAATGTGGTTAAAACTACAACTACGGTCGATGGACTTTCCGGTCAGACTATTTCGGCGGTTTATCATAGCGATGCATTCAAAAAAACTATTGTTGGTTATGAAAACGGTTTAATGATTGTAATCAACGAAACTGACGGAAGTATGCTAAAAGTTGTCGATATCATTAACAAACAATTATCGCCAAGCATAAAAAGAATTAATCATTTTATGGAACATAATGGTTTGCTTTATGTTTCGTGTGATTTTGGAATAGTACAATTCAATTTGACAACTTCGCAATTTGGAGACACTTATTTTATTGGAGACAATGGCGCAGAAACCAGCGTAAAACAAACCACTTTTTTCAATGGATTTATTTACGCCGCAACCGCAACCGGAATTAAAAAAGCAGATAGTACAAACGCAAATTTGATTGATTTCAACCAATGGCTTCTTGTAAATTCTGGTGATTGGTCAAGCGTAGAAGCTTTTGATACAGAACTTATCGCAATAAATTCAGCGGGATATATTCATCGGTTCAACTCAAATACATTTGTTGGATTTCTGCAGCTTTCACAGCCTACTGTAGATATGAGAGCAAAAAATCACAATTTGTTTATTACAATACCAAATTCGGTTTACGTTTATAACAATCAAATGGTTCTGAATCGTCAAATTTCAAATACGCAGGTTTTGGATAATAGTCTGAATTTTACTTGTGCTACTGCTGTTGGCGATATGATTTTCATCGGAACAAAAGAAAAAGGTTTGTTCTCTTCGACGCTTTCAGGAGTTTCGGCTTTTGTAGATAATACGCCTACGGGACCAGTTCGAAATAATATCTTTTCTTTCGATGTTTCTCCAAATGTATTATGGGCTGTTTATGGAGATTATAACATTTCTTATGATCCATATCCATTAGATACTTATGGAATTAGTAGATATAATTCTTCTGGTTGGTTGAATATTCCTTATTCAGAAGTTTATGATGCAAAATCGATAACCCGTATTTTGATTAATCCAAAGAATGAAAAACAAGTTTATGCAAGTTCTTTCTTTTCGGGATTAGTAAAGATTGAAGATGATGTGCCTACTTTTTTATATAATGAAAAAAACAGCGGTCTTGAAAGTCTTACTTATGCCGGACCAGATTATAAAGATGTTCGTATTAACGGAAATGCTTTTGATAAATCCGGAAATCTTTGGATAACCAATAGCCGAATTAAAAACGGTTTAAAGGTTTTTAAAGCCAATGGTCAATGGCAAAGTTATGATACAAGTACAATTTTGGCTAAGCCGGAAGATGTCAGTTATTCAAATATTGCTATTGATAAGAATAATACAAAATGGATTTCTACCAATAGAGATGGTGTGATTGCTTTTAATGAAAGTACAAATACATTCAAAAAAATGACTTTGGGAGCTGATTCAGGAAATTTGCCTTCAGCAGATGTCAGATCTGTAGCGGTTGATACTAAAAATCAGCTTTGGATAGGAACTACAAATGGTTTGAGAGTTTTGTCTAATGTTGGAAGTTTTCAATCAGAAAATCAATTAAAAGCGAATCCTATTATTATAATGGAAGATAATCTGGCTCAGGAACTATTATATGAGCAATTTATCACTTCTATTGCGGTAGATGGATCAAATAATAAATGGATTGGAACAGCCGATTCCGGAGTTTTTATGGTTTCGTCAAATGGTCAGGAAACAAAATATCATTTTACTATAAATAATTCGCCATTGCCAAGTAATGCTGTAAATGATATTAAAATTAATAGTGTATCAGGCGAAGTTTTTATTGCAACAAACAAAGGAATGATCGCTTTTAAAGGAGTTGCAACACAGGCAAATGAAGATTTGAACAATGTCTATATTTATCCAAATCCAGTTCGCCCAACTTATTCAGGAACTGTAAAAGTGGCCGGATTAATTGATAAAGCCAATGTGAAAATTACAGATATCGAAGGTAATCTCGTTTATGAAATCACTTCGACAGGCGGAACAATAGAATGGGACACAACCGCTTTTGGAAGATATAAAGTAGCTTCAGGAGTTTATATGGTTTTTATTTCTGCACAAGACGGAAGTGAAACTAAGGTTAAAAAAGTCATGATAATTAGATAA
- the gdhA gene encoding NADP-specific glutamate dehydrogenase yields the protein MEQKINEFMALVESKNPNEPEFLQAVREFAETVIPFIAERKKYDGKNLLLRIAEPERSIIFRVPWVDDKGEIIVNRGFRIQMNSAIGPYKGGIRFHHSVNLSVLKFLAFEQVFKNSLTTLPMGGGKGGSDFDPEGKSDGEIMRFCQSFMTELCRHIGPDLDVPAGDIGVGAREIGYLFGQYKRIRNEFTGVLTGKGLAYGGSLIRPEATGYGVVYFTDQMLRTIGHEIKGKRVAISGFGNVAWGVALKINELGGKVVTISGPDGYILDEEGISGEKIEHMVEMRATGDNRAEVYTHKYPNATFHKGKSPWEVKVDIAIPCATQNELNGDDAKKLIDNGVLCVTEAANMPSTLDAIKLFLDNKVLFAPGKAANAGGVAASGLEMTQNSIRLNWTSEEVDLRLKDIMVGIHNQCKKYGAGEDGYVNYVKGANIAGFVKVADAMLAQGVV from the coding sequence ATGGAACAAAAAATAAATGAGTTTATGGCTCTTGTAGAGTCAAAGAATCCAAACGAGCCTGAGTTTCTTCAAGCCGTTAGAGAGTTTGCAGAAACGGTAATTCCATTTATTGCAGAAAGAAAAAAATACGATGGTAAAAATTTACTTCTTAGAATTGCTGAACCAGAACGTTCTATAATATTCAGAGTTCCATGGGTGGACGATAAAGGAGAGATAATTGTAAACAGAGGTTTTAGAATTCAGATGAATTCTGCAATTGGACCGTACAAAGGTGGAATCAGATTTCATCATTCTGTAAATTTATCAGTTTTAAAATTTTTAGCTTTCGAACAAGTTTTTAAGAATAGTCTTACTACACTTCCAATGGGTGGTGGAAAAGGAGGTTCTGATTTTGATCCGGAAGGAAAATCTGACGGAGAAATAATGCGTTTCTGTCAATCATTTATGACTGAATTATGTCGTCATATTGGTCCTGACTTAGACGTTCCTGCAGGAGATATTGGTGTTGGTGCAAGAGAAATTGGTTATTTATTTGGTCAATACAAAAGAATCAGAAACGAATTTACTGGTGTTTTAACTGGTAAAGGTCTTGCTTACGGTGGTTCTTTAATACGTCCTGAAGCTACAGGATATGGAGTTGTTTATTTTACAGATCAAATGTTGCGTACTATCGGACATGAAATTAAAGGTAAAAGAGTAGCAATTTCTGGTTTTGGAAATGTGGCTTGGGGAGTTGCTTTAAAGATAAATGAACTTGGAGGAAAAGTAGTTACTATTTCTGGTCCTGATGGTTATATTCTTGATGAAGAAGGTATCTCTGGAGAGAAAATCGAGCATATGGTCGAAATGAGAGCAACCGGAGACAACAGAGCTGAAGTTTATACTCACAAATATCCAAATGCTACTTTCCATAAAGGAAAAAGTCCATGGGAAGTAAAAGTTGATATCGCCATTCCATGTGCAACTCAAAATGAGTTAAATGGTGACGATGCCAAGAAACTTATTGATAATGGAGTTTTATGTGTGACTGAAGCTGCAAATATGCCATCTACTTTAGATGCTATTAAATTATTCCTTGATAATAAAGTATTATTTGCTCCTGGAAAAGCTGCAAATGCTGGAGGAGTTGCTGCATCTGGATTAGAAATGACACAAAACTCTATTCGTCTAAACTGGACGAGTGAAGAAGTTGATTTAAGATTAAAAGATATCATGGTTGGAATTCACAACCAATGTAAAAAATATGGTGCTGGAGAAGACGGTTATGTAAACTACGTAAAAGGAGCTAACATTGCCGGATTTGTTAAAGTTGCCGATGCTATGCTTGCACAAGGTGTAGTATAA
- a CDS encoding glutamate dehydrogenase, with product MLKPVITTLFAIFGITTFATAQSSLAQEVGIVFGPVVFQSDYGQRNNFDTNVGNTGFGVGIVHFINFSANNNRESFFTEHFKVRSELSFNQTNFQHFGKWVDKTPVTPAVKFLKGMDGKSSVLNLGAQLEFSPIKIHYFENSIGCFSPYASLGFLASYYSTQTGSTLGLLGDSGITPGKYLTPSDGRPHGFSTEDGVVLSITAGVGVHYKLAQMSDLMFEVRYQGFSSDWVDGLNPNKNLYKENKANDSQIWFNVGYIYYLEF from the coding sequence ATGCTCAAACCTGTAATTACCACATTATTTGCCATTTTTGGCATAACAACATTTGCGACTGCTCAGTCCAGTTTAGCACAAGAAGTAGGAATAGTATTCGGTCCCGTAGTTTTTCAATCTGATTACGGCCAAAGAAATAATTTTGATACAAATGTCGGTAATACTGGATTTGGTGTAGGAATTGTCCACTTTATAAATTTCTCAGCCAATAATAACAGAGAAAGTTTTTTTACAGAACATTTTAAAGTTAGATCTGAATTATCATTCAACCAAACTAATTTTCAACATTTTGGAAAATGGGTAGACAAAACTCCTGTAACTCCCGCTGTAAAGTTCCTTAAAGGTATGGATGGAAAGTCAAGTGTTTTAAACCTTGGTGCACAACTGGAATTTTCACCAATTAAAATACATTATTTCGAAAATTCTATTGGTTGTTTTAGTCCATATGCAAGTTTAGGTTTTTTAGCCAGCTATTACTCTACACAAACTGGCTCAACTTTAGGACTATTAGGTGATTCAGGAATTACTCCCGGAAAATACTTAACCCCATCTGATGGTCGCCCACATGGATTTTCTACCGAAGACGGCGTTGTATTATCAATAACAGCAGGTGTTGGAGTTCATTATAAACTAGCACAAATGAGTGATCTGATGTTCGAAGTCCGTTATCAGGGATTTAGTTCTGATTGGGTTGATGGTTTAAATCCTAATAAGAATCTTTACAAAGAAAACAAAGCAAACGATTCACAAATTTGGTTTAACGTAGGATACATTTACTACTTAGAATTCTAA
- a CDS encoding cystathionine gamma-synthase yields MKFNTKVIHGGQHHDPSTGAVMPPVYQTSTFVQTSPGKPLADYEYSRASNPTRTALENALASIENGTRGLAFSSGLAATDCVLRSFKAGDEIIAMDDLYGGTYRMFSRIYKDSGIKFHFVDMTDIEKLKSLINENTKLVWVETPTNPLMKLADIQEVAKITKANNILFAVDNTFATPYLQKPLDLGADIVMHSATKYLGGHSDVIAGALIVKDEALGEQLHFQQFATGGTLGPMDSFLVLRGIKTLSLRVQRHCENGEKVVEYLSNHPKINTVYYPGLKSHPFHEIAKKQMKAFGGMVSFTFKSGKKEDSIAFLEKLKVFTLAESLGGVESLANHPALMTHASIPADKRAEVGITDDLVRLSVGIEDAEDLIADLEQALA; encoded by the coding sequence ATGAAATTCAATACTAAAGTAATACATGGTGGTCAACATCATGATCCAAGTACAGGAGCAGTTATGCCTCCGGTGTATCAAACTTCAACATTTGTTCAGACAAGTCCAGGGAAACCGTTGGCTGATTATGAATATAGCCGAGCTTCAAATCCAACTCGTACAGCTTTAGAAAATGCTTTGGCTAGTATCGAAAATGGTACTCGCGGATTGGCATTTTCATCTGGTTTGGCAGCGACAGATTGTGTTTTAAGATCATTTAAAGCCGGAGATGAAATCATTGCTATGGATGATTTATATGGAGGAACTTACAGAATGTTTTCTCGAATTTATAAAGATTCAGGAATTAAGTTCCATTTTGTTGATATGACTGATATCGAAAAATTGAAATCATTAATCAACGAAAACACAAAATTGGTTTGGGTAGAAACACCAACAAATCCATTAATGAAATTGGCAGACATTCAGGAAGTGGCAAAAATTACAAAAGCAAATAATATTTTGTTTGCTGTAGACAATACTTTTGCAACTCCATATTTGCAAAAACCTCTTGATCTTGGAGCTGATATTGTTATGCACTCTGCTACAAAATATCTTGGCGGACATTCTGATGTTATTGCAGGAGCTTTAATTGTAAAAGATGAAGCTTTAGGAGAACAATTACACTTTCAGCAATTTGCAACTGGAGGAACACTTGGACCAATGGATAGTTTCTTGGTTTTGAGAGGAATTAAAACACTTTCGTTAAGAGTACAAAGACATTGCGAAAACGGAGAAAAAGTGGTTGAATATCTAAGCAATCATCCAAAAATAAATACAGTTTATTATCCGGGTTTAAAAAGTCATCCGTTTCATGAAATTGCTAAAAAGCAAATGAAAGCTTTTGGCGGAATGGTTTCTTTTACTTTTAAATCAGGTAAAAAAGAAGATTCGATTGCGTTTTTAGAGAAACTAAAAGTTTTTACTTTGGCAGAATCTCTTGGAGGAGTTGAATCATTGGCAAATCATCCAGCTTTAATGACGCATGCTTCTATTCCGGCTGATAAAAGAGCAGAAGTTGGTATCACAGACGATCTTGTTCGATTGAGTGTTGGTATTGAAGATGCCGAAGATTTAATCGCAGATTTAGAGCAAGCTTTAGCATAA